One Hermetia illucens chromosome 4, iHerIll2.2.curated.20191125, whole genome shotgun sequence DNA segment encodes these proteins:
- the LOC119654554 gene encoding probable RNA-binding protein 18, with amino-acid sequence MASDTSNLDERRLWIGNLDTRLTEYQLLKIAQKCGNIEKFDMLFHKSGPQVGQPRGYAFVTYKTTKESAIALEKLNGKLIGSKHVVVRLAKNINYDELERPKPKIEIPVLAAGASKDRKISKEVAIQAIEAKLKMLENKSDDFEINKTSATEIPLIQKYQYNKMGGGGSTDPSSKQQTSSRYHYTKSRQSSRPYNKTQRHSRR; translated from the exons ATGGCGAGTGAT ACCTCGAATTTGGACGAAAGGCGGCTGTGGATTGGGAACCTGGACACACGGCTGACTGA GTATCAACTACTGAAAATTGCGCAAAAATGCGGTAACATCGAGAAGTTCGACATGCTCTTCCACAAAAGCGGGCCGCAAGTGGGGCAGCCGCGCGGCTACGCCTTTGTCACGTACAAAACT ACAAAGGAATCCGCCATAGCATTGGAGAAACTGAACGGGAAACTAATTGGAAGCAAACACGTAGTAGTGCGTTTGGCGAAAAACATTAACTAC GACGAGCTGGAGCGCCCTAAACCCAAAATAGAGATACCGGTGTTAGCAGCCGGTGCATCCAAAGATCGAAAGATTAGCAAAGAAGTCGCAATTCAAGCGATCGAAGCGAAACTGAAAATGCTTGAGAACAAAAGCGACGATTTCGAGATCAACAAAACTTCTGCCACGGAAATTCCGCTGATACAAAAGTACCAATACAACAAAATGGGTGGTGGTGGTAGTACGGATCCATCTAGCAAGCAGCAAACAAGTTCACGATATCATTATACGAAATCGAGGCAGTCTAGTCGGCCGTACAATAAAACTCAAAGACACAGTAGGCGGTAG
- the LOC119654553 gene encoding 26S proteasome non-ATPase regulatory subunit 7: MPTGEVNVSKVIVHPLVLLSVVDHFNRMGKIGNQKRVVGVLLGCWRSKGVLDVSNSFAVPFDEDDKEKSVWFLDHDYLENMYGMFKKVNARERVVGWYHTGPKLHQNDIAINELIRRYCPNSVLVIIDAKPKDLGLPTEAYIAVEEVHDDGTPTSKTFEHVPSEIGAEEAEEVGVEHLLRDIKDTTVGSLSQKITNQLQGLKGLNAQLKDIKNYLQKVGNGQLPLNHQIVYQLQDILNLLPDITDENFTDTMYVKTNDQMLVVYLASMVRSIIALHNLINNKLTNRDAEEGKKDESKDKKDKDNKDIKDKESKKDDKESKKEEKTDKGKEDKTSKKQKE, translated from the exons ATGCCTACCGGCGAAGTGAACGTAAGCAAAGTGATTGTCCACCCGCTCGTCCTGTTGAGTGTTGTTGACCATTTCAATCGAATGGGGAAAATTGGCAACCAGAAGCGAGTGGTTGGAGTATTATTGGGCTGTTGGCGATCTAAAGGTGTTTTGGATGTTTCAAATAGCTTTGCAg TTCCGTTTGATGAAGACGACAAGGAGAAGTCAGTGTGGTTCCTCGATCATGATTACCTCGAGAACATGTACGGAATGTTCAAAAAGGTTAACGCCCGCGAACGGGTAGTCGGCTGGTACCACACAGGGCCCAAACTCCACCAGAATGACATAGCAATTAACGAGCTCATCCGGCGCTACTGCCCCAACTCTGTGTTGGTCATCATCGATGCGAAACCGAAAGACCTCGGCCTGCCGACCGAAGCATATATTGCTGTCGAGGAGGTTCACGACGATGGAACGCCAACCTCAAAAACTTTCGAACACGTCCCTAGCGAAATTGGAGCCGAGGAGGCGGAGGAAGTGGGTGTTGAGCACCTTCTTCGCGATATCAAAGACACCACGGTTGGTAGCCTCTCCCAGAAGATCACAAATCAACTGCAAGGTCTCAAAGGACTGAATGCGCAGCTCAAAGATATCAAGAACTACCTGCAGAAGGTGGGGAATGGGCAGCTGCCTCTTAACCACCAGATCGTGTACCAGTTACAAGACATCCTGAACTTGCTCCCCGATATTACAGATGAGAATTTCACGGACACGATGTACGTGAAAACCAACGACCAAATGCTCGTAGTGTACCTAGCATCGATGGTGAGATCCATTATTGCCTTGCATAATTTGATCAACAACAAATTGACAAATCGCGACGCCGAAGAAGGCAAGAAGGATGAGAGCAAGGACAAGAAGGATAAGGACAACAAAGATATTAAGGACAAGGAAAGCAAGAAAGACGATAAGGAAAGCAAGAAGGAAGAGAAAACGGACAAGGGGAAGGAGGACAAGACGAGTAAGAAGCAGAAGGAGTGA